A stretch of Physeter macrocephalus isolate SW-GA unplaced genomic scaffold, ASM283717v5 random_1798, whole genome shotgun sequence DNA encodes these proteins:
- the THBD gene encoding thrombomodulin: MLRVLLLGVLAPAGLGLPAPPEPQPLGSQCVEHDCFALFRGPATFLAASRVCEQLRGHLMTVRSSVAADVISLLLSGNGGDGPRLWIGLQLPPGCGDPGHREPLRGFQWVTGDNRTSYSRWARPHDDGTPLCGPLCVAVSAAGAPAPGEPAWEELPCGAEADGFLCEFNFAASCRPLVVEPGAAAPAGVSVTYSTPFGARGADFQALPLGSSAAVMPLGVKLECAVPPAEAEARWGREAPGAWACSVEGGGCEHACNESAGASSCLCPADAALQADGRSCAVPAEHPCHQLCEHFCVPGFPDAPTNYTCMCATGYRLAADQHRCEDVDDCTQVPSPCPQSCVNTKGGFQCHCFPGFDLVDGECVEPVDPCFGTNCEYQCQPVGGAQYRCICAEGFAPIPHAPHRCQMFCNQTSCPADCDPNNLAICRCPEGYILDEGSVCTDINECNNGYCPGKCRNLPGTYECICGPDTALFGQAGTDCDPIKVSGGDLGGDEEDGGSGALPGSPTPGSTPRPSPPPAGPLHSGVLVGISIASLSLVVALLALLCHLRKKQGTSRAELEYKCGVPAKEVVLQHVKTERTPQKL, from the coding sequence ATGCTCCGCGTCTTGCTCCTCGGCGTGTTGGCCCCCGCCGGCCTGGGGCTCCCGGCGCCCCCGGAGCCGCAGCCCCTCGGCAGCCAGTGCGTCGAGCACGACTGCTTCGCGCTCTTCCGGGGCCCCGCGACTTTCCTCGCCGCCAGCCGGGTCTGCGAGCAGCTGCGGGGCCACCTGATGACCGTGCGCTCCTCGGTGGCAGCGGATGTCATCTCCCTGCTACTGAGTGGCAACGGCGGCGATGGCCCGCGGCTCTGGATCGGCCTGCAGCTCCCGCCCGGCTGCGGCGACCCGGGGCACCGCGAGCCCCTGCGCGGCTTCCAGTGGGTTACGGGCGACAACCGCACCAGCTACAGCAGGTGGGCGCGGCCTCACGACGACGGGACGCCCCTCTGCGGTCCGCTGTGCGTCGCCGTCTCGGCGGCCGGGGCTCCGGCACCGGGAGAGCCGGCCTGGGAGGAGCTGCCGTGCGGCGCGGAGGCCGACGGCTTCCTCTGCGAGTTCAACTTCGCCGCCTCCTGCCGGCCGCTGGTTGTGGAGCCCGGCGCCGCGGCGCCCGCCGGCGTCTCCGTCACCTACAGCACCCCGTTCGGGGCCCGCGGCGCGGACTTCCAGGCGCTGCCGCTGGGCAGCTCGGCCGCCGTGATGCCCCTCGGCGTGAAGCTGGAGTGCGCGGTGCCGCCCGCTGAGGCCGAGGCGCGCTGGGGCCGGGAGGCGCCGGGCGCCTGGGCCTGCAGCGTGGAGGGCGGCGGCTGCGAGCACGCGTGCAACGAGAGCGCCGGGGCGTCGAGCTGCCTCTGCCCCGCCGACGCCGCCCTGCAGGCGGACGGGCGCTCCTGTGCGGTGCCGGCCGAGCACCCGTGCCACCAACTCTGCGAGCACTTCTGCGTCCCCGGCTTCCCCGACGCGCCCACCAACTACACGTGCATGTGCGCGACGGGCTACCGGCTGGCTGCGGACCAGCACCGGTGTGAGGACGTGGATGACTGCACGCAGGTGCCCAGTCCGTGCCCGCAGAGTTGTGTCAACACGAAGGGCGGCTTCCAGTGCCACTGCTTCCCCGGCTTCGACCTGGTGGACGGCGAGTGCGTGGAGCCTGTGGACCCGTGCTTCGGCACTAACTGCGAGTACCAGTGCCAGCCCGTGGGCGGAGCTCAGTACCGCTGCATCTGCGCCGAGGGCTTCGCGCCCATCCCCCACGCCCCGCACAGGTGCCAGATGTTCTGCAACCAGACTTCGTGCCCGGCCGACTGCGACCCCAACAACCTGGCGATCTGCCGGTGCCCCGAGGGCTACATCCTGGACGAGGGCTCCGTGTGCACGGACATCAACGAGTGCAATAACGGCTACTGCCCTGGCAAGTGCCGCAACCTCCCCGGCACCTACGAGTGCATCTGCGGGCCCGACACGGCCCTCTTCGGCCAGGCTGGCACCGACTGTGACCCCATCAAGGTGAGCGGCGGCGACCTGGGCGGCGACGAGGAGGACGGCGGCTCTGGGGCGCTCCCGGGCAGCCCGACTCCCGGCTCCACCCCTCGCCCCTCGCCCCCGCCCGCGGGGCCTCTGCATTCGGGCGTGCTCGTCGGCATCTCCATCGCGAGCCTGTCTCTGGTCGTGGCGCTTTTGGCGCTCCTCTGCCACCTGCGCAAGAAGCAAGGCACCTCGCGGGCGGAGCTGGAGTACAAGTGCGGGGTCCCCGCCAAGGAGGTGGTACTGCAGCACGTGAAGACCGAGCGGACGCCTCAGAAACTCTGA